The Fusobacterium sp. JB019 genome has a segment encoding these proteins:
- a CDS encoding MFS transporter has protein sequence MKTKLSILSISILLIMSGAAIAPALGNISETFNNSTDLFIKMILTISSLMIIPSSIISGKLTGKIKKRSLLIVGVSIYIIGGLGGGFAKNIYVLFLFRALLGIGVGLILPLSTGLIIDFFKGAERNKMMGYAMAVNNLGAVIAIISAGVLTSINWRFSFGVYGIAFFTLFMIIFNLPEHQKHEAKKYNKISPLNKNIYLLMLLIGIVNIVFYSVPTNISIIIKNMQLGDARISGIIISTLNLTSFVIGIFFHTFSNYFKKYTLTFSLTTMFIGFLLLTISNSIIKIVFSLIFIGIGLGIILPLIFVTTGKYTSHKNSTFAMALVNSSMYFGQFLSPLSINFTAKCLNNNLIKFPFIFSFILIGILLSITLFKLSKNKISIFE, from the coding sequence ATGAAAACAAAATTATCCATACTTTCCATTTCTATATTACTTATCATGTCTGGAGCAGCTATAGCTCCAGCTCTTGGAAACATAAGCGAAACTTTTAATAATTCTACAGATTTATTTATAAAAATGATTCTAACAATTTCTTCTCTTATGATTATTCCATCTAGTATAATCTCAGGAAAATTAACAGGCAAAATAAAAAAACGATCTCTATTAATCGTGGGAGTTAGCATTTATATTATAGGTGGTCTTGGAGGTGGATTTGCTAAAAATATTTATGTTTTATTTCTTTTCAGAGCTCTTTTAGGTATTGGAGTTGGATTAATTCTTCCTCTTTCAACAGGATTAATTATAGATTTTTTCAAAGGTGCCGAACGAAACAAAATGATGGGATATGCTATGGCAGTAAATAATTTAGGAGCTGTTATTGCAATAATTTCAGCTGGTGTATTAACCTCTATTAACTGGAGATTCTCATTTGGTGTTTATGGAATTGCCTTTTTTACATTATTTATGATAATTTTTAATTTACCAGAGCATCAAAAACATGAAGCTAAAAAATACAATAAAATTTCTCCTTTAAATAAAAATATATATCTATTAATGTTACTAATAGGAATAGTTAATATTGTTTTTTATTCTGTTCCAACTAACATATCTATAATTATAAAAAATATGCAATTAGGAGATGCACGTATATCAGGGATTATCATTTCTACATTAAATTTAACTTCTTTTGTAATTGGAATTTTTTTCCATACTTTCTCAAATTATTTTAAAAAATACACTTTAACTTTTTCATTAACAACTATGTTTATTGGATTCTTATTGCTAACAATATCTAATTCTATAATAAAAATAGTTTTTTCTTTAATTTTTATTGGTATTGGCCTAGGAATTATACTTCCTTTAATTTTTGTGACTACAGGAAAATATACTTCACATAAAAACAGTACTTTTGCCATGGCATTAGTTAACAGCAGTATGTACTTTGGACAATTTTTATCACCTCTATCAATAAATTTTACAGCAAAATGTCTTAATAATAATTTAATAAAATTTCCATTTATATTTTCTTTTATTTTAATTGGAATATTACTGTCAATTACACTATTTAAGCTTTCCAAAAATAAAATTTCTATTTTTGAATAA
- the argJ gene encoding bifunctional glutamate N-acetyltransferase/amino-acid acetyltransferase ArgJ, translated as MKILKDASITTVKGIKAAGISCGLKKSGKKDLCLIYSEEQSIAAGAFTQNKVKAAPVILSMTNIENTNTQALIINSGNANACNGENGYEDAIKMTELVSKNLNISPKEVLVQSTGIIGLPLPMDKITSGINNICTKLSKDGGNDAALAILTTDTFPKQVTVQMEIDNKTVTLSGIAKGSGMIHPNMATMLGNLFTDINISKELLKKIFKESVDNTFNMISVDGDTSTNDMCIIMANGAAKNKLIDSENEDLKIFKDALDYVNKTLAKLIAKDGEGATKLLEVSVLNGKTKKDSKLVAKSIITSNLTKCAFFGEDANWGRILCAVGYSEADFNIENIDIHLNANENSMQVVKNGAGVPFNEDHIKEILKEDEINILVDLKDGKYNAKAWGCDLSYQYVKINGSYRS; from the coding sequence ATGAAAATTTTAAAAGACGCATCTATTACAACAGTTAAAGGAATAAAAGCTGCAGGAATATCGTGTGGCCTTAAAAAAAGTGGAAAAAAAGACTTATGTTTAATTTATAGTGAAGAACAATCAATAGCTGCTGGAGCTTTCACACAAAATAAAGTAAAGGCTGCACCTGTTATTTTAAGTATGACTAATATAGAAAATACAAACACTCAAGCTTTAATAATAAACAGTGGAAACGCCAATGCATGTAACGGAGAAAATGGATATGAAGATGCTATTAAAATGACTGAACTTGTTAGTAAAAATTTAAATATCTCACCAAAAGAAGTACTTGTTCAATCAACTGGAATAATTGGTCTTCCTCTTCCAATGGATAAAATAACTTCTGGAATAAATAATATTTGTACAAAATTATCAAAGGATGGAGGAAATGACGCTGCCTTAGCAATACTTACAACTGATACCTTCCCTAAACAAGTTACAGTTCAAATGGAAATTGATAACAAAACAGTTACTCTTTCTGGAATTGCAAAGGGATCAGGTATGATTCATCCTAATATGGCAACTATGCTTGGAAATTTATTTACAGATATTAATATTTCAAAAGAATTACTAAAAAAAATCTTTAAAGAAAGTGTGGACAATACTTTCAATATGATATCTGTTGATGGAGATACTAGTACTAATGATATGTGTATTATTATGGCAAATGGAGCTGCTAAAAATAAATTAATAGATAGTGAAAATGAAGATTTAAAAATATTTAAAGATGCTCTTGATTATGTTAATAAAACTTTAGCTAAATTAATTGCAAAGGACGGAGAAGGAGCTACTAAACTTTTAGAAGTTTCTGTATTAAACGGGAAAACAAAAAAAGATTCTAAATTAGTTGCAAAATCTATAATAACTTCTAATTTAACTAAATGTGCTTTCTTTGGAGAAGATGCTAACTGGGGAAGAATTTTATGTGCTGTTGGATATTCTGAAGCTGATTTTAATATAGAAAACATTGATATCCATTTAAACGCAAATGAAAATTCTATGCAAGTTGTTAAAAATGGAGCTGGAGTCCCATTTAATGAAGATCATATTAAAGAAATTTTAAAAGAAGATGAAATAAATATTTTAGTTGATTTAAAAGATGGAAAATATAATGCTAAAGCATGGGGATGCGACCTTAGCTATCAATATGTAAAAATAAACGGTTCTTATCGTTCATAA
- a CDS encoding aspartate aminotransferase family protein, translating into MNTNNVLNTYNRFDAIFTKGKGVYLYDINNEKYFDFVSGIAVNCLGHSNPEIVKTIKNQSETLMHISNLYWNDKQLNLADKLNKLGDLDKVFFCNSGTEANELALKIARKFGKNFSKDKNKILYMKNSFHGRTLGALSVTGQEKYQTPYKPILGGTVQCEFNNIKDFYAKFDRTVCGVIIELIQGEGGIIEIDPEFLQTVKNLCDINNALLITDDVQCGIGRLGTFFAYQKFSVTPDIITVAKGLGGGFPIGAVLVGKKAADTLKPGDHGSTFGGNPLACSVANTVVDQLTSNNILAEVNKKGSYFKGKINLLIEKYELFENINGMGLLLGLKLKDKIKVGDFVKKAFEKHFLLVGAGNNTVRLLPPLNVTYKELDKAAELLEETIKEF; encoded by the coding sequence ATGAATACTAACAATGTTTTAAATACATATAATAGATTTGATGCTATATTTACAAAGGGAAAGGGTGTTTATCTTTATGATATAAATAATGAAAAATATTTCGATTTTGTTTCTGGAATTGCTGTAAACTGTTTAGGACATAGTAATCCTGAAATTGTAAAAACTATAAAAAACCAAAGTGAAACTCTTATGCATATATCAAATCTTTATTGGAATGATAAGCAATTAAATCTTGCTGATAAATTAAACAAACTTGGAGATTTAGACAAGGTGTTTTTCTGTAATAGTGGAACAGAAGCAAATGAATTAGCTTTAAAAATAGCTAGAAAATTTGGTAAAAACTTCTCTAAGGATAAAAACAAAATACTTTATATGAAAAACTCTTTTCATGGAAGAACTTTAGGAGCTCTTTCTGTAACTGGACAAGAAAAATATCAAACTCCATATAAGCCTATCCTAGGTGGAACTGTCCAATGTGAATTTAATAATATAAAAGATTTTTATGCTAAGTTTGATAGAACAGTTTGCGGTGTAATTATTGAACTTATACAAGGAGAAGGTGGAATAATTGAAATAGATCCTGAATTTTTACAAACAGTTAAAAATTTATGTGATATAAATAATGCTCTACTTATAACTGATGATGTTCAATGTGGAATAGGTAGACTTGGAACATTCTTTGCCTACCAAAAATTTTCTGTAACTCCTGATATTATAACTGTTGCTAAAGGTCTTGGAGGTGGATTTCCAATTGGAGCTGTTCTTGTTGGAAAAAAAGCTGCTGACACACTAAAACCAGGAGATCACGGATCAACTTTCGGAGGTAATCCCCTAGCTTGCTCAGTTGCAAATACTGTTGTGGATCAATTAACTTCAAATAATATTTTAGCTGAAGTTAATAAAAAAGGTTCTTATTTCAAAGGAAAAATTAATTTGTTAATTGAAAAATATGAATTATTTGAAAATATAAATGGAATGGGCCTTTTACTTGGTCTAAAATTAAAAGATAAAATAAAGGTTGGTGACTTTGTAAAAAAAGCTTTTGAAAAACATTTCTTATTAGTTGGAGCTGGAAATAATACAGTTAGATTACTTCCACCTTTAAATGTTACTTACAAAGAACTGGATAAAGCTGCTGAACTTTTAGAAGAAACTATAAAAGAATTTTAA
- the argB gene encoding acetylglutamate kinase → MEKKEIKTNAFIEAIPHINNLVGKIIVIKYGGNALVNENKKHEFIKDIIFLKKLGSHPVVIHGGGPDINKMLKKLNKDSVFLKGNRVTDDETMEIVEMILSGKVNKNLVSLINKYGGNSIGLSGKDSNLILAEKKYIIDNNEKIDIGNVGEILDINPKILYTLIKEDYIPVISSIGIDNNGNTYNINADYAASSIASKLKAHKFIFITNAPGIMTDINNYSSKIESLNYHEAKTLIENKIITDGMIPKVEACLSSLKNGVDHVHIIDGNLDHSLLLELFTNSNTGTTIIKN, encoded by the coding sequence ATGGAAAAAAAAGAAATTAAAACTAATGCCTTTATTGAAGCTATTCCTCATATTAATAATCTGGTTGGAAAAATTATAGTTATTAAATATGGTGGTAATGCTTTAGTAAATGAAAATAAAAAACATGAGTTTATAAAAGATATTATCTTTTTAAAAAAATTAGGAAGTCATCCAGTTGTTATTCATGGAGGTGGACCTGATATTAATAAGATGCTAAAAAAATTAAATAAAGATTCTGTTTTCTTAAAAGGAAACAGGGTAACTGATGACGAAACTATGGAAATAGTTGAAATGATTTTATCTGGAAAAGTTAATAAAAACCTAGTTTCTTTAATCAATAAATATGGTGGAAACTCAATTGGACTAAGTGGAAAAGACAGTAACCTTATTCTGGCAGAAAAAAAATATATAATTGATAATAATGAAAAAATTGATATTGGAAATGTAGGGGAAATCTTAGATATTAATCCTAAAATTTTATATACACTTATAAAAGAGGATTATATCCCTGTTATTTCAAGCATTGGGATTGATAATAATGGAAATACTTATAATATAAATGCTGATTATGCTGCTAGCTCAATTGCTAGTAAACTAAAAGCTCATAAATTTATATTTATTACAAATGCTCCTGGAATAATGACTGATATTAATAATTATTCTTCTAAAATAGAATCTTTAAACTATCATGAAGCAAAGACTCTTATTGAAAATAAAATTATTACAGATGGAATGATTCCAAAGGTTGAAGCATGTCTATCTTCTTTAAAAAATGGAGTTGACCATGTTCATATAATTGATGGAAATCTTGATCACTCACTACTTCTTGAATTATTTACAAATTCAAATACTGGAACTACAATTATAAAAAATTAA
- the argF gene encoding ornithine carbamoyltransferase, producing MNKKHFLKLLDFTQEEINNLINLSAKLKKDKKLGMEEKTLVGKNIALIFEKTSTRTRCAFEVAASDQGANTTYLDSSGSQIGKKESIKDTAKVLGRMFDGIQYRGYKQESVEDLALYSGVPVWNGLTDSYHPTQIIADFLTIKEHKGKLKGVKLAYIGDGRNNVANSLLVGAAKLGLDFRIVAPKDLFPEKNLIDICSKISEKTNANLTFTDSVEKGLEDVDAIYTDVWVSMGETKETWKKRIASLKPYQVNEKAMSYAKNDAIFLHCLPAFHDLETDIGNEIFKEFGTKELEVSDEVFQSENSVVFDQAENRLHSIKAIMVSSFNN from the coding sequence ATGAATAAAAAACATTTTTTAAAATTACTAGATTTTACACAAGAAGAAATTAATAATTTAATAAATTTATCAGCTAAATTAAAAAAAGATAAAAAATTAGGTATGGAAGAAAAAACATTAGTTGGAAAAAATATTGCTCTTATATTTGAAAAAACTTCAACTAGAACTAGATGTGCCTTTGAAGTTGCAGCTTCAGATCAAGGGGCTAATACCACATATCTTGATTCTTCAGGAAGTCAGATTGGAAAAAAAGAATCTATTAAAGATACTGCTAAAGTACTTGGAAGAATGTTTGATGGTATTCAATATAGAGGTTATAAACAAGAAAGTGTTGAGGATTTAGCTCTTTATTCTGGAGTTCCTGTTTGGAATGGACTTACTGATAGTTATCATCCTACTCAAATAATTGCAGATTTTCTAACTATTAAAGAACACAAAGGAAAACTTAAAGGTGTTAAATTAGCATATATTGGAGATGGAAGAAATAATGTAGCTAACTCACTTTTGGTAGGTGCTGCTAAACTAGGATTAGATTTTAGAATTGTTGCTCCTAAAGATTTATTTCCTGAAAAAAATTTAATAGATATTTGTTCTAAAATATCTGAAAAAACAAATGCTAATTTAACTTTCACTGATTCAGTTGAAAAAGGATTAGAAGATGTAGATGCTATTTATACAGATGTTTGGGTTTCAATGGGAGAAACAAAGGAAACTTGGAAAAAAAGAATTGCTTCTTTAAAGCCTTATCAAGTAAATGAAAAAGCAATGTCTTATGCTAAAAATGATGCTATATTCTTACATTGTCTTCCTGCTTTTCATGATTTAGAAACTGATATAGGAAATGAAATTTTCAAAGAATTTGGAACAAAAGAACTTGAAGTTTCAGATGAGGTTTTTCAAAGTGAAAACTCTGTTGTTTTTGATCAAGCTGAAAATAGACTTCATTCAATAAAAGCTATTATGGTTTCTTCTTTCAACAATTAA
- a CDS encoding MarR family winged helix-turn-helix transcriptional regulator → MDMKFITGNVSIGKYIDVTSRYLFNYIYKKVTPYNIKRHEFKVLVELYHNEGICQEDIVENLKIRKSEVAKAIKELIANDYVYKIKNPENKRIHNLYITKKGLTIKNDIINILLKSSEILTQNISQEDLKVAKKVMKQMANNIYIEANIKEENDE, encoded by the coding sequence ATGGATATGAAATTTATCACAGGAAATGTTTCAATAGGTAAATATATTGATGTTACTTCAAGATATTTATTTAATTATATTTATAAAAAAGTAACCCCTTATAATATAAAAAGACATGAATTTAAAGTTTTAGTAGAACTTTATCATAATGAAGGAATCTGCCAAGAAGATATTGTTGAGAATTTAAAAATTAGAAAATCTGAAGTTGCCAAAGCAATTAAAGAACTAATTGCTAATGATTATGTTTATAAAATAAAAAATCCAGAAAACAAAAGGATTCATAATCTTTATATTACTAAAAAAGGACTAACAATAAAAAATGATATCATAAATATCCTTCTAAAAAGTAGTGAAATACTTACTCAAAATATTTCTCAAGAAGATTTAAAAGTTGCTAAAAAAGTTATGAAACAAATGGCAAATAATATCTATATTGAGGCTAATATAAAAGAAGAAAATGATGAATAA
- the galT gene encoding UDP-glucose--hexose-1-phosphate uridylyltransferase codes for MNNKNIYLEIENLLDYALHVNFIEKEDFSYFRNKVYNILKIDSIDISSLQPIIFEKKPIHKILNKICDFAVENKLIEDTTSQRDLFDTKIMGEFILKPSDITKKFKKDYEVSPKLATSNYYEFSQNTNYIRMDRIEKNLHWLSKTEYGNLEITINLSKPEKDPRDIAKAKLIKSSSYPKCLLCKENVGYSGNLNHPARQNHRIIPISLENEAWFLQYSPYVYYNEHCIVLSGEHNPMKINKDTFEKLFDFIDIFPHYFIGSNADLPIVGGSILSHEHFQGGCHDFPMAIASKEKTFTIKNYENIQVEKVKWPMSVIRLRGKDKKALIELANKIFIKWKNYSDPKCDILAFSNETPHNTITPIARKKDDEYELDLVLRNNRTSEKYPLGIFHPHEELHHIKKENIGLIEVMGLAVLPGRLKEEISILMELLLKNDSINLIKNNTKVSKHVKWCETLLKKYNNKLNKNNIENILQEEIGLIFSKVLENAGVFKNDINGNNAFETFIKSLN; via the coding sequence GTGAATAATAAAAATATTTATTTAGAAATTGAAAACTTACTAGACTACGCCCTACATGTTAATTTTATTGAAAAAGAAGATTTCTCTTATTTTAGAAATAAAGTTTATAATATTTTGAAAATAGACTCTATAGACATAAGTTCTTTACAACCAATAATATTTGAAAAAAAACCTATCCATAAAATTTTAAATAAAATTTGTGATTTCGCTGTGGAAAATAAACTAATAGAAGATACTACTAGCCAGAGAGATTTATTTGATACTAAAATAATGGGAGAATTTATTTTAAAACCAAGTGACATAACCAAAAAATTTAAAAAAGACTATGAAGTTTCACCAAAATTAGCCACTAGTAATTATTATGAGTTTTCTCAAAATACAAATTATATAAGAATGGATAGAATAGAAAAAAATCTTCACTGGCTATCTAAAACAGAATATGGAAATTTAGAAATAACTATTAATCTTTCTAAACCTGAAAAAGATCCAAGGGATATAGCAAAGGCTAAACTTATTAAATCTTCTTCTTATCCAAAATGTCTTCTTTGTAAAGAAAATGTTGGATATTCAGGAAATCTAAATCATCCTGCAAGACAAAATCATAGGATAATTCCAATAAGTTTAGAAAATGAAGCTTGGTTCTTACAGTATTCTCCATATGTATATTATAATGAGCATTGCATTGTTCTTTCTGGAGAACATAATCCTATGAAAATAAATAAAGATACTTTTGAAAAATTATTTGATTTTATAGATATCTTCCCTCATTATTTCATTGGTTCAAATGCTGATTTACCTATCGTCGGAGGTTCTATATTAAGCCATGAACATTTCCAAGGGGGATGTCATGATTTTCCAATGGCAATAGCTTCTAAAGAAAAAACTTTTACTATAAAAAATTATGAAAATATTCAAGTTGAAAAAGTAAAATGGCCTATGAGTGTTATAAGACTTAGAGGAAAAGATAAAAAAGCTCTAATAGAATTAGCTAATAAAATCTTTATAAAATGGAAAAATTATTCAGATCCTAAATGTGATATCTTAGCTTTTTCAAATGAGACTCCTCACAATACAATAACTCCAATAGCAAGAAAAAAAGATGATGAATATGAGTTAGATCTTGTTTTAAGAAACAATAGAACATCTGAAAAATATCCTTTAGGAATATTTCATCCCCATGAAGAACTTCATCATATAAAAAAAGAAAATATTGGACTTATTGAAGTTATGGGACTTGCTGTTTTACCAGGAAGATTAAAGGAAGAAATTTCAATTCTTATGGAACTTTTACTTAAAAATGATTCGATTAATTTAATAAAAAATAATACAAAAGTTTCAAAACACGTTAAATGGTGTGAAACTTTATTAAAAAAATATAATAACAAGTTAAATAAAAATAATATTGAAAATATCTTACAGGAAGAAATAGGCTTAATCTTTTCTAAAGTTCTTGAAAATGCAGGAGTTTTCAAAAATGATATCAATGGAAATAACGCCTTTGAAACCTTTATAAAATCACTTAATTAA
- a CDS encoding DUF169 domain-containing protein, translating into MNSNIVNCLKPYLETVVLLRSNEKPKNSIQAQPEKYVCIMSLYAQVTKNSKIAVFDRETYGCPGAKAGLGFGSGYSNNMGGYETFSAFFSKGIEDAKNPEEYRKIAEQANPHVRKKLIEGERFQKTREKAYKWITEELPIYNWPEKYVILKPLKDLKKDEIPESVIFNVNPLQLTALITLTGSIRKGINETITPQGAACQMIGAYVFKEGESNNPKAVLGMIDLAARKTIQNILPKDLLTYAVPWNLFLELEKEAKEGIFKSPLWQDIIK; encoded by the coding sequence ATGAACAGTAATATTGTTAATTGTTTAAAACCATATTTAGAAACTGTGGTTCTTTTAAGAAGTAATGAAAAACCTAAAAATTCTATTCAAGCCCAACCAGAAAAATATGTATGTATAATGTCTCTTTATGCACAAGTTACTAAAAATAGTAAAATTGCAGTTTTTGATCGTGAAACCTACGGATGCCCAGGTGCTAAAGCTGGATTAGGATTTGGATCAGGTTATTCTAATAATATGGGAGGATATGAAACTTTTTCAGCTTTTTTCTCTAAAGGAATTGAAGACGCTAAAAATCCTGAAGAATATAGAAAAATAGCTGAGCAAGCTAATCCTCATGTTAGAAAAAAACTTATTGAAGGAGAACGGTTTCAAAAGACAAGAGAAAAAGCTTATAAATGGATTACAGAAGAATTACCTATTTATAATTGGCCAGAAAAATATGTAATTTTAAAACCTTTAAAAGATTTAAAAAAAGATGAAATTCCAGAATCTGTAATCTTTAATGTAAATCCTCTTCAGCTAACAGCTCTTATTACCCTTACAGGATCTATCAGAAAAGGAATTAATGAAACAATAACTCCTCAAGGAGCAGCATGTCAAATGATAGGAGCCTATGTTTTTAAAGAAGGAGAAAGTAATAATCCTAAAGCTGTATTAGGAATGATTGATCTAGCTGCCAGAAAAACTATACAAAATATTTTACCAAAAGATTTATTAACTTATGCTGTCCCTTGGAACTTATTTCTAGAACTTGAAAAAGAAGCTAAAGAAGGTATATTTAAGTCCCCTCTTTGGCAAGATATTATTAAATAA
- a CDS encoding MATE family efflux transporter — translation MKKMDNKFIKSLVILAIPIILQNLITASLNLLDNIMIGHLGVSEIASIGLANQYYLIFFMTVTGCAFGSGIFMSQFWGRKDIKSIKKYLGIAIISSVGFSILFALVAFIYPEYIIKIFTDDIQVINLGVGYLKFVALSYIFTALSVTIQTCLRSTGQTALPMKGSIIGLVFNGILNYIFIFGKLGVPAMGVSGAAIGTTFSRFFELSYLIYMIYSKDNIIKSTFKEMFGFSSFMLKSYIRKASPVIANDFLWIMGMTFYSKAYALLGTESIATMQIALIMNNLFLICGQGIAIAAAIMIGNNIGEGKAFLEIKKDAYNISIFTIVIGIIIGIIFFIVAPYVMLLFNVTQSVKEDVIFIIRTMSVVLPLRFFGVLQIIGTFRSGGDVLYAIYTEMMSLWVVGIPLAFFSAIYLKVDIRIVYMFVCAEDIAKIFFIIPRLKSGKWIKVII, via the coding sequence ATGAAAAAGATGGACAATAAATTTATTAAATCCCTAGTGATTTTAGCCATACCGATAATATTACAAAATTTAATTACAGCATCATTAAATTTGCTAGACAATATAATGATTGGACATTTAGGAGTTAGTGAGATAGCATCTATTGGTCTTGCAAATCAATATTATTTGATATTTTTTATGACTGTTACTGGATGTGCATTTGGTTCTGGTATATTTATGTCACAATTTTGGGGAAGGAAGGATATAAAAAGTATAAAAAAATATTTGGGGATAGCAATAATATCTTCAGTTGGTTTTTCTATATTATTTGCTTTAGTAGCCTTTATATATCCGGAATATATAATTAAAATTTTCACAGATGATATACAGGTAATAAATTTAGGAGTGGGATATTTAAAATTTGTTGCTTTAAGTTATATATTTACAGCTTTATCTGTTACAATTCAAACTTGTCTTAGAAGTACAGGACAAACAGCTCTTCCAATGAAAGGAAGTATAATTGGATTAGTTTTTAATGGTATTTTAAATTATATATTTATTTTTGGTAAATTAGGGGTACCTGCTATGGGTGTTTCTGGTGCTGCAATAGGTACAACTTTTTCAAGATTTTTTGAATTATCATATTTAATATACATGATTTATTCTAAAGATAATATAATTAAATCAACATTTAAAGAAATGTTTGGTTTTTCAAGTTTTATGTTAAAATCTTATATTAGAAAAGCAAGCCCTGTAATTGCAAATGATTTTCTATGGATAATGGGAATGACTTTTTATTCTAAAGCTTACGCATTACTAGGAACAGAATCAATTGCCACAATGCAAATAGCTCTTATTATGAATAATTTATTTTTAATTTGCGGGCAAGGAATTGCTATAGCAGCAGCAATAATGATAGGAAATAATATTGGGGAAGGAAAAGCTTTTTTAGAAATAAAAAAAGATGCATATAATATTTCTATATTTACAATAGTAATAGGAATAATTATAGGAATAATATTTTTTATAGTAGCTCCTTATGTAATGCTTTTATTTAATGTAACTCAGTCAGTTAAAGAAGATGTAATTTTTATAATAAGAACTATGTCAGTAGTTCTTCCACTTAGATTTTTTGGAGTCTTACAAATTATAGGAACATTTAGAAGTGGAGGGGATGTTTTATATGCTATTTATACAGAAATGATGAGCTTATGGGTAGTAGGTATTCCTTTAGCTTTCTTTTCAGCAATATATTTAAAAGTGGATATAAGAATTGTATATATGTTTGTTTGTGCAGAAGATATAGCAAAAATATTCTTTATTATACCTAGATTAAAATCAGGAAAATGGATAAAAGTTATAATATAA
- the argC gene encoding N-acetyl-gamma-glutamyl-phosphate reductase: protein MLKVGIIGATGYAGQQLVWLLVNHKFVKIEFMASNSYFGEKFSEIYPNFKYRLDSKLISPEEASKNLKNIDVLFLALPHGKSANLVKLAVENNVKVIDLGADFRLTDPEIFSNWYKIKFNFPELIKDSIYSLPELKSKEEIQKAKIIANPGCYATASLLALAPLVKNNLIDLNSIIIDAKSGVSGAGRSLKTGSLFCECNESIKAYGVGTHRHTAEIEQELSLIGNKEIKTLFTPHLVPMNRGILAVSYASLKVSKSLEDILKIYKEFYNSSYFVRVLDYLPETRFVKGSNFCDISLKIDPRTNKIIVISAIDNLIKGAAGQAVQNMNILFNFNEFEGLTYLGMNI, encoded by the coding sequence ATGTTAAAAGTAGGAATCATTGGAGCTACTGGATATGCAGGGCAACAACTTGTTTGGTTACTAGTAAACCACAAATTTGTAAAAATTGAATTTATGGCTTCTAATAGCTATTTTGGTGAAAAATTTAGTGAAATTTATCCTAACTTTAAATACAGGTTGGACTCTAAACTTATATCCCCTGAAGAAGCTTCTAAAAATCTTAAAAATATTGATGTTTTATTTTTAGCTCTTCCTCATGGAAAATCTGCTAATTTAGTAAAATTAGCTGTAGAAAATAATGTTAAAGTAATTGATCTTGGAGCTGATTTTAGATTAACTGATCCTGAAATTTTCTCCAATTGGTATAAAATAAAATTTAATTTCCCTGAACTAATCAAGGACTCTATATATAGTTTACCTGAATTAAAATCAAAGGAAGAAATACAAAAAGCAAAAATAATTGCTAATCCTGGATGTTATGCAACTGCTAGTTTACTAGCTCTTGCTCCTTTAGTTAAAAATAATTTAATTGATCTTAATTCCATTATAATTGATGCTAAGTCAGGAGTTTCTGGAGCTGGTAGATCTTTAAAAACAGGAAGCCTATTTTGTGAATGTAATGAATCTATAAAAGCTTACGGAGTTGGAACTCATAGACATACTGCTGAAATAGAACAAGAACTTTCTTTAATTGGAAACAAAGAAATAAAAACTTTATTTACACCACATCTTGTTCCTATGAACCGTGGAATTTTAGCAGTATCATATGCTAGTTTAAAAGTTTCTAAATCTTTAGAGGATATTTTAAAAATTTATAAAGAGTTTTATAACTCTAGTTATTTTGTTAGAGTTCTAGATTATCTTCCAGAAACAAGATTTGTAAAGGGAAGTAACTTCTGTGATATCAGTTTAAAAATTGATCCTAGAACAAATAAAATAATAGTTATTTCAGCTATTGATAATTTAATAAAAGGAGCTGCAGGTCAAGCAGTTCAAAACATGAATATTTTATTTAATTTTAATGAATTTGAAGGCCTAACGTATTTGGGCATGAATATATAA